Below is a window of Desmonostoc muscorum LEGE 12446 DNA.
CCTAAAATTAGCACGGTTTCGTACAAATTCTTGGATACTGTTAGGAATTGTCACGACCCAGATGCAATAGTAGCGTTTATGTAGCTAAAAATTGTGTCTAATTCTCCAATAGCCTCTAGCTCAATGGCTTCTTCTGATGTCAGTAAATCAGCTTTTTTCTTATCCAGAAGTTCTTGCAAACGCGAACCTAGTTCTTCAGTAAATTTGAAAAGATTGAGATTGTTGACTTTCTCGACTCGAATACCAGTCGTTAGCCAAGATGAGGGTTTAATTACTACTGGATTCATTGCGTTATTACAATTCAATATAATACTATTGTACTTACTTTAAAAGAGTTAGTAGCATATCCAGATTATAATATCATTTCCGGTATCAACTATAAATCTTGCTGTGACAGCATACACATCTCGATCTAGTAATAATCTCATGCTCAAATAGATACTAGGCGAATGTCTTCAGCCGCCACTAGCGCGATCGCATTAAACGCTTGGCAAAACAAAAGGGAATTTCAATGGAGCAAGAAGTCCGCGATTTGTTGCAAAAACGCTATGGACAACGCGATCGAGTGCTTACTCGTATTCGCAAACGGGCAAAGACGTTACCTATGGAATCAGAAAGTCATGTGCAGATTTGGAAATCAGAAGGACGATTCTGATGATTGATACGATGGTCTTTGCCACTAGCTTGAAACCATCAATTCTAAGATAAAATAGTTAAAAGCACTTATTTCAATATTTAAAGCAGATGAGTAATTTATCTACAGATAGGCTCAAATTGATTGAGGCGGTTAATGCTCTACCAGATGAAACATTAATTGAACTTGCAAACTTTGTTGACTATCTTCGTTACAAATTAACAAAACCAAGAGAATTACATAATCATAAATCTTCTTTTTTGATGTCTATTGCAGGATTGGGAACTTCTGGTGAAACTGATATTTCAGAACGGGATGAAGATATTTTAAAAGACGAGATCGATCCTCTGCGTGGTTGGGGTATCAAATCAGATAATCCCAGATGACAGCAATTTTAGATACCAGCTTTTTGTTTGCACTTACTGACAAGAGCGACCGCAATCACTGTCGTGTTGTTAATCTTGCTAAAACGCTCAGTGAGCCATTAATTTTACTTACTGTTGTCCTTCCCGAAGTTTGTTACCTGATTTCGTCAAGACTTGGACATCAAGTAATGCGCCGTTTTTTGATTGAACTTGCAGCAGCCAAAGATATTCAACTAAAATCACTCCTACCAGAAGACTTAGAGCGGATTAATGAAATTCTGGAAAAGTACTCTGACAGCCAGCTTGATTTTACAGATGCAGCAATTATTACATTTGCAGAAAGAAACAACATCACTCGCATTTTGACACTAGATCGTCGTGACTTTGAGCTTGTTCGTCCAAGACACTGTAATTACTTCGAGTTATTACCATAAAATACACAGTTACACTAGAGGCTTTGACTAGTAATACAGACAAAGCCTCTCAAAAAAATTATCAGCCGAAAACTAAAACTCTACACCATGTTTTTTGGAAATTTCAGTAAGTTTTTCCAACTGATGTTGTGATGCTTTAGTTAATATTGTTTGTGCGTCTTCTGGAGTTGTGCCTTCTTTAGGAATTAAATACTTCACATAAAGTGACACAAAATCAGCTGCGACAGCTAAACCTGATAAACCATGTTTGTCAGCTTCCTTACCAGCGATCGCTGCTACTAAACCTGCTTTAATTGGATCTGGTTTAACTTTCATAAACTGATCCACAAGCTTGGGAATATAATCTGCTGGTGGCAAATTAGCTAACTTACTTTTATCTGGAGTAAAGTTACATTCTGCGGCTTTTGCCTGTTCTAAAACACACCATTCTATGAATTCTTGCAATGCTGCATCGGAAACGCGAGGGAGATAATTATGTAGCGCTAAATCAGACACAAGCTCACCGTGTAAATTGCTGTTTTATGCAAATGCATTAAGCCAAGCCTAACGCACTGTTTCTAGAAGTTTTAGTGTGTTACGCTACAACTGTCGAATTAATAGTTAAACCGCTAGACAGTTAAGTTTATGTGCGCCATTTCTCAAAAGCTATCTAGTCATCCTCTGTTTTAGTCTGATAAACATTCCACCAATGAAAAAACAGTCCTAACCCCCATCCTAATACTGGGAAGATAGACCAAAAATAACTAGGACTAGTGATTAAATTCAGCAGTATTAGAAATAAATTCACTGCTATGAAGGAAATAAAGTGTTTCCAAAAGTCTCTGCGTCGTAAAGTATTAAATATGCCTCGCACAAGTTCTTCCTCTTGTTGAACTAACCACTTTTGTTCAGTCTTTTCCAAAGTATTAGCAGAAATACCTAACTCGGAGGCCATTTCTAGAAGCTGTTCTCGTGAAAATTCACCTTCTTGTCGATCAGTGAGTGCTATTTCCAGGATTTTTTGCACATCTTCTGAATTGTAAGACATTTGAATTACCTAATAATTTTGTCTGTAAGTGCGCGTTTTATTTAATGAATTTATCGAAGAGAATTGATAAATTCAGTTAGCGAACGCATCCACATATTGCACCCAATACTTAGTTGTATTCACACCATTATTAGTTTCTTACAATTGATTTATAGCTGCTGTATTTGTTAATACCTCTATATTGGTTTACCTCCAATCTAATTGGAAAATAAAACCCAAGATTGAGTTTCTGACTAGAGAGTAGTAGTTTGTCAACTTTAATTTAATCAAATTTGGGGGCTGGCTTTCTGAATCTGTCGTAGGGGCACAGCAATGCTGTGCCCTTACCGCGTAGTCTATTTACCTGAAAATAGCTGTGGAGCGCGATGTCTACGACGGGCTACCCCTACGCACAGATTGGCAATTCTTGTTCATTTCGTTGTTGTCTGCCGCCAATGGTAATTACCGTTAGACTGCATTGAAAGGTGGGAATAATTGCAAGGCTGGTATCTTGGAAAAATGGCGACCTATGGCAACTTTAAATGTTAATATTCCTCGGTTTTACTGCTACCTTCGCAAAGAGTTTCTCTACGATGGTAGCGCACATCACAATGAG
It encodes the following:
- a CDS encoding type II toxin-antitoxin system VapC family toxin gives rise to the protein MTAILDTSFLFALTDKSDRNHCRVVNLAKTLSEPLILLTVVLPEVCYLISSRLGHQVMRRFLIELAAAKDIQLKSLLPEDLERINEILEKYSDSQLDFTDAAIITFAERNNITRILTLDRRDFELVRPRHCNYFELLP
- a CDS encoding 2TM domain-containing protein, giving the protein MSYNSEDVQKILEIALTDRQEGEFSREQLLEMASELGISANTLEKTEQKWLVQQEEELVRGIFNTLRRRDFWKHFISFIAVNLFLILLNLITSPSYFWSIFPVLGWGLGLFFHWWNVYQTKTEDD